In Odocoileus virginianus isolate 20LAN1187 ecotype Illinois unplaced genomic scaffold, Ovbor_1.2 Unplaced_Contig_37, whole genome shotgun sequence, the following are encoded in one genomic region:
- the LOC110127621 gene encoding LOW QUALITY PROTEIN: nuclear RNA export factor 3-like (The sequence of the model RefSeq protein was modified relative to this genomic sequence to represent the inferred CDS: inserted 3 bases in 2 codons), whose product MSGTTSDTGTTDILLSILEHTDKVNSLQRRARSWSIYRRQYTYWSEQVTSQQQEDRDSKESDAHMDIQARYAPYAIPSHHWRSSFQXRDQMHVNMETKQKPLERRMKTNSQDETLGSWFKIIIPFGIKYDEMWLLNLIQKKCSVPFTAVEFHYEKMQAQFFVENVNIACALKNINGKIFEVNEKILNLVEPCDAPQSVQKALTSEKVEQMKPVFPSFWFPGDLMMCDIGTTWNRRNSMAASLHIHPGIRPMLSSLYLSNKKPYLVHSLSTIMEIASTTKNLNPSDTEVKIAGEMDKGHQLEPEGMCADRNAVCTTFHDKSTNMSTLMELFPRLLSLDGQETLSGSKCAIEVPKCLPMCKRSFFGSDQVNSQILQFLYFLIHDYGDRQGLLDFYHEEACFFLIIPSHPKDPDLSSVCPYFKNKNTEKLKDPNLHVQLLKHTKHDVVCALCVLPKTQHNFSSFMVDMCFQTETMFCFSVSGVFKEVEGSSQGCVRAFTWTFITTPISSSSLCIVNDELFVREASXSEAQSLHSPSQCQQPSWSSSPLSSR is encoded by the exons ATGTCAGG GACTACTTCTGATACTGGGACCACTGATATATTGTTGTCAATTTTAGAGCACACTGATAAAGTGAACTCTTTACAAAGAAGAGCACGAAGCTGGAGTATTTACCGAAGGCAATACACCTATTGGTCTGAACAGGTCACTTCCCAGCAGCAGGAAGACAGAGATTCAAAAGAAAGTGATGCTCATATGGACATCCAAGCAAGATA TGCTCCCTATGCCATTCCATCCCATCACTGGAGAAGTAGTTTTC GAAGAGACCAAATGCATGTTAACATGGAGACCAAGCAAAAGCCTCTggagagaagaatgaaaacaaatagtCAGGATGAGACCTTGGGGAGCTGGTTCAAGATTATT attCCCTTTGGTATAAAATATGATGAGATGTGGCTGTTGAATTTGATTCAGAAGAAGTGCAGTGTCCCCTTCACTGCAGTCGAA TTTCACTATGAGAAAATGCAGGCCCAGTTCTTTGTAGAGAATGTCAACATTGCCTGTGCATTGAAGAATATCAATGGCAAGATTTTCGAGGTTAATGAAAAG ATACTTAACTTGGTTGAGCCCTGTGACGCACCCCAGTCAGTGCAGAAGGCACTGACGTCTGAAAAGGTTGAGCAGATGAAG CCTGTGTTTCCCTCCTTCTGGTTTCCTGGAGACTTGATGATGTGTGATATTGGAACGACATGGAACCGTAGAAATAGCATGGCTGCTTCCCTGCACATCCACCCAGGGATCAGGCCCATG CTTTCATCTTTGTACTTGAGCAACAAGAAACCCTACTTGGTGCATAGCCTGTCCACCATTATGGAGATTGCTTCCACCACCAAGAACTTGAATCCCTCTGACACTGAG GTGAAGATTGCAGGGGAGATGGACAAGGGTCATCAGCTGGAACCAGAAGGGATGTGTGCAGACAGAAATGCTGTGTGCACCACCTTCCATGATAAGTCAACCAACATGAG CACCCTCATGGAGTTGTTCCCCAGGTTACTAAGCTTG GATGGCCAGGAGACACTCTCAGGATCTAAGTGTGCTATTGAAGTACCCAAGTGCTTACCAATGTGCAAG AGAAGTTTCTTTGGATCTGATCAGGTGAACAGTCAAATCCTGCAATTCCT TTATTTCTTGATTCATGACTATGGAGATCGCCAGGGACTGCTGGATTTTTATCACGAGGAGGCCTGCTTCTTCCTGATCATACCATCCCACCCTAAGGACCCAGACCT AAGCAGCGTGTGCCCGTACTTCAAGAACAAGAATACAGAGAAGCTCAAGGACCCCA acCTGCATGTCCAGCTGCTGAAACACACAAAACATGACGTTGTGTGCGCCCTCTGTGTGTTGCCCAAAACTCAGCATAACTTCAGCTCCTTCATGGTGGACATGTGTTTCCAGACG GAAACGATGTTCTGCTTCTCTGTCAGTGGGGTGTTCAAGGAAG TGGAAGGAAGTTCTCAGGGCTGTGTGCGTGCCTTCACCTGGACCTTCATCACTACTCCCATCAGCTCTTCCAG TCTTTGTATAGTGAATGACGAGCTGTTTGTGAGGGAAGCGTC CAGTGAGGCTCAGAGTCTGCATTCTCCATCCCAGTGTCAGCAACCTTCATGGTCATCCTCTCCCCTGAGTAGCAGGTAA